A section of the Pochonia chlamydosporia 170 chromosome 2, whole genome shotgun sequence genome encodes:
- a CDS encoding ankyrin repeats (3 copies) domain-containing protein has translation MAMEQTPIDGPWSDPAAIPTQKDYILQTSPTLEAEYVINHAIREKSYAQMASVLKENPEALRLHHFTLAAKLSPATGISELVRNIVQESIKYQGGNNQGLTDELNVMQLIAEEWTTWGGVDQDGKNVLNLTIENGDEEATVMFLLIPDINIGDFKGEDPSLLIMAIKNQRLKVVQRLLQLDANPSAREVDNPRFTPLMYACLTGNLDLVRLLLDGGASFIEELDCFERYDDQGTLSYAVKGGNDEIVLELLKRPSFRSKLASANFIWYHIAKEVASGKLKKETMETLLESVRDVNEDLCGKEHWWATWLEFAARFNNVDLTNILLRKGADVNKYSRYSCKRVPLTWAAESRRGQDVFRILLDEDANIDTGDAETLAAVADRAVELEYAKIVGSAKLDSLVNTSTERPIIREDHSASRSLCGWLKAGIRSVISSVSESQPEVRSGHLAEQPPRELLLRKVDVLVQRRDRDRPPLEAFVKNALTADWLSKRGYYQNQAVKDEALVNACQTGNYPLVRMLVGLRANVRETYAYNKSCLDHTKRSDIGRFLMSSGAGWTGWSLNHAVDNLLGGDLELLRELLCGKHGEKKFRPKSNSRDMCQVFHGLSYGIRCRREDVIRFFLDLLHSGGTTHMKDERYQRWQSYLQRTLLYDLDEYYNVKILKMLLKDRRFVEVMGNVPLAWCVFANGDMEFAKELYNQSRSPHSLISHPHDDVTPLQAAVARGHTEMVEWLLECGVEVAGSSQLTVSRRLKKPPSMNNVQQIQTRMKDTTGKPEGLSQGTSEEMFKNTAEETSVEIPLEGMLEAAVKSNLKPELIQLLINHGAKIPVDTASMSIDEFIFTKAVLYDNMGVARHILETYKGIPPISLPEDIPPLHYACKENYARMAALLLEHGADINEQYCEKPPLRFAISQKNTAIATILLNHGADKNGTNCTPPLHDAISMNDDYMVALLLDYGADINQPHGLPPLHYAIKKGLSIITNLLLKRGAIVSQQNGMSPLHYAVENHELWTAECLLDHGADVNALYGEGKRTPLHVAARKAAELTLPWTYENMVTLLLDCGADPNIKDKNGRRALDYFEPGKREKNDIAKLIMKRMGLKEAAEHGTADMEEFDVDMTVED, from the coding sequence ATGGCGATGGAACAGACCCCCATAGACGGACCCTGGTCAGACCCAGCGGCGATACCAACGCAAAAAGACTATATTCTCCAGACCTCACCTACCTTGGAAGCCGAATACGTAATCAACCACGCCATTAGAGAAAAATCTTATGCACAAATGGCTTCCGTGCTTAAAGAGAACCCCGAAGCACTCCGACTTCATCACTTCACTTTGGCGGCAAAATTATCTCCAGCAACTGGCATTTCCGAGCTCGTCAGAAATATTGTCCAAGAGTCGATTAAATATCAAGGCGGCAATAATCAAGGATTAACCGACGAGTTGAACGTTATGCAGCTCATTGCTGAAGAATGGACGACGTGGGGAGGTGTCGACCAAGACGGAAAGAATGTTCTGAACCTGACGATCGAGAACGGCGACGAGGAAGCAACCGTAATGTTTCTCCTGATTCCCGACATCAATATCGGCGATTTCAAAGGGGAGGATCCTTCTCTGCTCATAATGGCCATAAAAAACCAAAGGCTCAAAGTCGTCCAAAGGCTTCTCCAACTCGATGCGAACCCTTCAGCCAGGGAGGTAGACAACCCAAGGTTCACGCCCCTGATGTATGCGTGTCTCACAGGAAACTTGGATCTCGTTAGGCTGCTTCTAGACGGAGGAGCTAGCTTTATCGAAGAACTTGATTGTTTTGAGCGTTACGACGATCAAGGAACACTGAGTTATGCTGTAAAGGGGGGAAATGATGAGATTGTTCTGGAGCTGCTGAAACGGCCAAGTTTCCGAAGCAAGTTGGCGTCAGCCAACTTTATATGGTACCACATCGCCAAGGAAGTGGCATCTGGTAAATTAAAGAAGGAAACTATGGAAACGCTTCTCGAAAGCGTCAGGGATGTAAACGAGGACCTGTGCGGAAAGGAGCACTGGTGGGCCACCTGGCTGGAATTCGCTGCCCGGTTTAACAACGTGGATCTGACCAACATCCTGCTGCGTAAGGGAGCTGATGTCAACAAATATTCGAGATATTCTTGTAAAAGGGTCCCGTTGACTTGGGCTGCCGAGAGCCGTCGGGGTCAGGATGTGTTCCGTATTCTATTAGACGAAGATGCGAACATCGATACGGGAGATGCCGAAACTCTGGCCGCGGTGGCTGACAGAGCGGTAGAGCTCGAATATGCCAAGATTGTAGGCTCTGCGAAACTCGACAGTCTGGTCAACACTTCCACAGAGAGGCCGATTATACGGGAGGACCACTCGGCTTCTCGTAGCTTATGTGGGTGGCTCAAAGCTGGCATCCGAAGCGTTATCTCGTCCGTATCGGAAAGCCAGCCGGAGGTCCGGAGTGGTCATTTGGCAGAACAGCCTCCACGGGAATTGCTTCTCCGAAAAGTCGATGTCCTTGTTCAGAGGAGGGATCGGGACAGACCTCCACTTGAGGCCTTCGTTAAAAATGCGCTTACCGCGGACTGGCTGTCAAAAAGGGGCTACTACCAAAACCAGGCAGTGAAAGATGAAGCGCTAGTTAACGCCTGTCAGACAGGAAACTATCCTCTTGTCAGGATGCTGGTTGGACTCCGGGCCAATGTTAGGGAGACGTACGCCTACAACAAGTCATGCCTGGACCATACCAAAAGGTCTGACATTGGGAGATTTCTCATGAGCAGTGGTGctggctggactggctggagCCTCAATCATGCCGTGGATAACCTGCTAGGTGGAGATTTGGAACTATTGCGAGAATTGCTTTGCGGGAAGCACGGGGAGAAGAAATTTCGGCCCAAGTCGAACAGTCGGGATATGTGTCAGGTGTTTCACGGCCTTTCATACGGTATACGGTGTCGACGGGAGGACGTGATTCGATTCTTTTTGGATCTCCTGCATAGCGGCGGCACAACGCATATGAAGGATGAACGGTATCAACGTTGGCAATCATATCTCCAGAGGACATTGCTGTACGATTTGGATGAGTATTATAACGTAAAGATCCTGAAAATGCTACTCAAGGATAGGAGATTTGTGGAGGTTATGGGGAACGTGCCTCTGGCTTGGTGTGTGTTTGCGAATGGAGATATGGAGTTTGCAAAGGAGCTATACAACCAAAGTCGAAGTCCTCACAGTCTTATATCTCACCCTCACGATGATGTAACGCCGCTTCAAGCAGCTGTTGCTAGGGGGCACACAGAGATGGTTGAGTGGCTACTTgagtgtggtgttgaggttgcAGGTTCTTCACAACTGACTGTCTCAAGGCGGTTGAAGAAGCCGCCTTCCATGAACAATGTGCAGCAGATTCAGACACGCATGAAAGATACTACGGGAAAGCCTGAAGGTTTGTCCCAGGGCACTTCTGAAGAAATGTTTAAAAACACTGCTGAGGAAACCTCTGTGGAAATCCCTCTCGAAGGCATGCTAGAAGCAGCTGTCAAAAGCAACCTCAAACCCGAACTCATTCAACTGTTGATCAATCACGGCGCAAAGATCCCAGTCGACACTGCCAGCATGTCGATTGACGAGTTCATCTTCACCAAAGCCGTCTTGTACGACAACATGGGAGTTGCTCGGCATATCTTGGAAACCTACAAAGGCATTCCACCTATTAGCCTACCTGAAGACATACCTCCTCTACACTACGCATGTAAGGAGAATTATGCCCGGATGGCTGCCTTGCTGCTCGAACATGGGGCGGATATAAATGAACAGTATTGCGAGAAGCCACCTCTTCGCTTCGCAATTAGCCAAAAAAATACTGCCATAGCTACCATTCTTCTCAATCATGGAGCCGATAAAAACGGAACAAACTGCACGCCACCACTACACGACGCGATTAGCATGAACGATGACTACATGGTCGCTCTGCTCCTCGACTACGGCGCCGATATCAACCAACCGCATGGCTTGCCACCTCTGCACTACGCAATCAAAAAGGGATTGTCTATTATTACCAATCTACTGCTTAAACGAGGGGCTATCGTGAGCCAACAGAATGGCATGTCACCTCTGCACTATGCAGTCGAGAATCATGAGCTTTGGACGGCTGAGTGtctccttgaccatggcgCCGATGTAAACGCGCTGTATGGCGAAGGGAAACGTACACCGCTGCATGTAGCTGCTCGCAAAGCAGCAGAACTGACGCTCCCGTGGACTTATGAGAACATGGTAACTTTACTGCTTGATTGTGGCGCGGATCCCAACATTAAGGACAAGAATGGTCGTCGAGCACTGGATTACTTTGAGCCTGGAAAGCGGGAAAAGAATGATATTGCGAAGCTTATAATGAAAAGAATGGGGTTGAAGGAAGCTGCTGAACATGGGACAGCTGATATGGAGGAGTTCGACGTGGACATGACTGTAGAGGACTGA
- a CDS encoding proline iminopeptidase (similar to Verticillium alfalfae VaMs.102 XP_003005135.1) gives MGPAIVDIQPAKLLSSKDHLLPGQLKITTFFFQVPLDYENPSAGSIQLYARRVTKHESPIFPPDEEDAQKNIKPYMIYLEGGPGFGNRGPADHPVTRAAIPRGYQVLYIDHRGTGLSTPVSTAMLAKVGDADAQARYLRLMRQDNTVRDCEAVRKLLTAGWPEQKTQWSTFGQSYGGFITLSYLSMHPEGVRESFLTGGLAPVGKTAEQVYDATFRKTSERNEQYFAKFSEDADVLRQIANYIESQGGKIPLPAGGFLTLPRLLTIGIAFGGHGGFDNVHNMLTALKTSLDQFGFFSRAALAPFETITPFDTNIIYAILHEAIYCDGPQPSNWAANRVGRARSGPFSWLNPDFSVAQSTEPLYFSGEMIFPFHFDTYPELIPLREVAEKLAAYRDWPALYDQDRLRSNNVPLYAASYVEDMYVEYHLARDTSNMVKGSKVFETNVMYHNAVRAKADEVMHQLFSLRDDVLD, from the coding sequence ATGGGACCAGCCATTGTAGACATCCAACCAGCCAAGCTGCTCAGCAGCAAAGACCACCTTCTCCCCGGCCAACTCAAGATCacaaccttcttcttccaagtGCCCCTCGACTATGAGAACCCCTCCGCGGGGTCCATCCAACTCTACGCCAGACGAGTCACAAAGCACGAGTCCCCCATCTTCCCAccagacgaggaagatgcccAGAAGAACATCAAGCCCTACATGATCTACCTAGAAGGCGGCCCTGGGTTCGGTAATCGCGGCCCGGCAGATCACCCCGTCACGAGGGCCGCCATTCCCCGTGGCTACCAAGTCCTATACATCGACCACCGGGGCACTGGCCTCAGCACACCTGTTTCGACAGCCATGCTCgccaaggttggtgatgcggaCGCCCAGGCCAGATACCTGCGTCTGATGCGTCAGGACAACACCGTCCGGGACTGCGAGGCCGTTCGAAAGCTCCTGACGGCAGGCTGGCCTGAACAAAAGACCCAATGGTCTACATTTGGCCAATCCTACGGCGGATTCATCACCCTGTCGTATCTGTCCATGCATCCAGAAGGTGTGCGAGAGTCATTTCTAACAGGCGGTCTCGCACCGGTTGGAAAGACGGCCGAGCAGGTCTACGACGCGACGTTCCGCAAGACCTCTGAACGCAACGAGCAGTACTTTGCCAAGTTTTCCGAGGATGCTGACGTCCTGCGCCAAATCGCAAATTACATCGAGAGCCAGGGCGGCAAAATCCCCCTACCCGCGGGCGGATTCCTAACCCTCCCACGTCTTCTGACCATCGGCATTGCGTTTGGTGGCCACGGTGGTTTCGATAATGTTCACAACATGCTCACTGCGTTGAAGACGTCTCTGGACCAGTTTGGCTTCTTTTCTCGCGCTGCTCTTGCACCCTTCGAGACGATTACCCCGTTCGACACGAATATCATTTATGCTATTCTTCATGAGGCCATTTACTGCGATGGCCCGCAACCGTCCAACTGGGCGGCTAATCGTGTTGGTAGAGCTCGCAGTGGTCCCTTTTCGTGGCTCAACCCGGACTTTAGTGTGGCACAGTCAACAGAACCGCTTTACTTTAGCGGCGAGATGATTTTCCCCTTCCACTTCGATACATACCCCGAGTTGATACCCCTTCGAGAAGTTGCggagaagttggcggcgtACAGAGACTGGCCGGCCTTGTACGACCAGGACCGTCTGCGTAGTAACAACGTTCCCCTGTATGCGGCTTCCTATGTGGAGGATATGTATGTTGAGTATCACCTGGCGAGGGATACGTCCAATATGGTCAAGGGGAGCAAGGTGTTTGAGACGAATGTCATGTATCATAATGCTGTGAGGGCCAAGGCCGACGAGGTGATGCACCAGCTTTTCAGCTTGAGAGACGATGTATTGGATTAG
- a CDS encoding TLG2-vesicle protein (similar to Metarhizium robertsii ARSEF 23 XP_007821893.1), translating into MPTGYSAANEPRRTSPLSSTPSSSTTSPSPVRWSRRSSRRLSDAITRTRSSGPRALLRRSWETYQEWSQWLIQYYLSLSPLYRALAILACVLGWTLIILTLIYSHRFFGWLTPIAKSWRQLPGGWLIVFALIFVTAFPPVIGYSTANTIAGLVYGFPNGWPIVAVACTLGSLCAFLASRTVLSKYVDRMVGKDHRFVALGQVLRRDGILYLTAIRFCPLPFSLSNGFLATIPSITPLSFAISTALSTPKLLIHVFIGSRLAILAEEGDKMTAGDKAINYIGMAVGGAIGLAVGLAIYRRTMARAAELAREEGRDIDAAEQGDGGYDDTDTTLLDPEDAAAIMDDDALSLWDTQGNGWDEYNDDDDNDHKKHTRNKSTSSIRA; encoded by the exons ATGCCCACGGGCTACTCGGCGGCCAACGAGCCGCGGCGCACATCCCCCCtatcatcaacaccctcatcatcaacaacatccccCTCGCCCGTCCGCTGGTCCCGCCGCAGCTCGCGCCGCCTCTCCGACGCCATAACACGCACCCGCTCCTCTGGCCCGCGcgccctcctccgccgaTCCTGGGAGACATACCAAGAATGGAGCCAATGGCTCATCCAGTACTACCTCAGCCTGTCGCCTCTGTACCGCGCgctcgccatcctcgcctGCGTCCTCGGCTGgaccctcatcatcctcacgCTCATCTACTCGCACCGCTTCTTCGGGTGGCTCACCCCCATCGCGAAATCCTGGCGCCAGCTCCCCGGCGGCTGGCTCATCGTCTTCGCCCTCATCTTCGTGACGGCCTTTCCCCCCGTCATCGGCTACTCCACCGCCAATACCATTGCCGGCCTGGTCTACGGCTTTCCCAACGGGTGGcccatcgtcgccgtcgcaTGCACCCTCGGCAGTCTCTGCGCGTTCCTCGCTAGTCGCACCGTGCTGAGCAAATATGTCGACAGGATGGTGGGTAAGGACCACCGCTTCGTGGCTCTGGGCCAGGTCCTCCGCCGTGATGGCATCTTGTACCTCACTGCTATTCGCTTCTGTCCGCTGCCGTTTAGTCTGAGCAATGGGTTCTTGGCCACTATTCCAAGCATAACGCCATTGTCGTTTGCTATTTCCACAGCTCTTTCAAC CCCCAAGCTCCTCATACACGTCTTTATTGGCAGCcgcctcgccatcctcgccgaAGAAGGTGACAAAATGACCGCCGGCGACAAAGCCATCAACTACATTGGCATGGCTGTCGGTGGCGCCATCGGTTTGGCAGTTGGCCTCGCAATCTACCGCCGCACCATGGCCCGCGCCGCAGAACTCGCACGCGAAGAGGGTCGAGATATTGACGCCGCTGAGCAAGGGGACGGCGGCTACGACGATACCGATACGACGCTCCTGGATCCCGAGGAcgctgctgccatcatggacgATGACGCCTTGTCGCTTTGGGATACCCAGGGAAACGGCTGGGACGAGTacaacgacgacgatgacaatGATCATAAGAAGCATACGAGGAACAAGAGCACCAGCTCAATTAGAGCTTGA